The sequence below is a genomic window from Photobacterium atrarenae.
CGAGCCGCCCGCGCTACATCCAGACCGTCTGGGGGCTGGGCTATGTGTTTGTGCCTGACGGCAGTGAGGCATAAAAAAGGACGCAGCCATGCGGATGTCCCCTCGCAGTACGTTTGCCCGCACCCTGATTCTGCTGGCTGGTCTGTTGATAGCCAGCCAGATTTTTTCTTACCTGGCGGTGCTCAATTACGCCCTGCTGCCCAGTTTGCAGCAGTTTAACCGGATCCTGGCTTATGAAGTCCGGCTGATGCTCAAAGAAGACGTTGAGCTGGCGGACGGCCATACCTTCCACCTTGACACGCCGTTGCGGCGGCAGCTGCTGGAGCAACTGGGCGTGACGTTGCACAACGAAGACAGTGACTCGCTGGAGGAGTATCACCAGGCCACCCGGATTGACTATCTCAGCGAGGAAATGACCCGGGAGCTGGAGGTGCCGACCGAAGTGCGCCTGGTGCTGGGGGCTGACAGTTATGTGTTGTGGATGAAGTGCGATGCGATGCCGGGCTACCTGATGCGGATCCCGCTCTCGGAGCTGCAGGAAGAGGATTTTTCGCCGCTGTTTCACTACAGTCTGATTATCGCCTTGATGGTGATCGCCGGTGGCTGGCTGTTTATTAAAATTCAGAACCGGCCGTTGGTGGCGCTGGAGCAGGCGGCGTTGCAGGTTGCCCAGGGCGGCACTCCGCCGCATTTGCCGGAGCGGGGCGCCTCGGAGATCCGCGCGGTGACCCGGGCCTTTAACAAGATGGCGGAGGGGATCCAGCAACTGGAAGACGACCGGGCATTGTTGCTGGCGGGGGTCAGCCATGACTTGCGCACGCCGCTGACCCGGATCCGGCTGGCCACTGAGATGATGTCGCCGGAGGACAGCTATCTGGCCGAGAGCATGATAAAGGATACCGAAGAGTGCAACGCGATCATCAGCCAGTTCATGGAGTATCTTAAATCAACCCAGTTGCAGGAGCAGGAAAGCCTGGATCTGAACGGGTTGTTGCAGGAGGTGGCGGAAGCCGAAGGCGGTTATGAACAGGAGGTTGCGCTGGATTTGAATCCGATCCCCTGCGTCGTGCGCGGTAACCCGGTGGCAATTAAGCGCTCGGTAGCCAACCTGGTGATCAATGCACTGCGTTACGGCAAAGGGTGGGTCAGGGTTTCCAGCGGGGTCGCGGCCGATCGCCAGACTGCGTGGTTCTGCGTCGAAGATGACGGGCCTGGCATTGCGCCGGATCAGGTTGCGAAGATGTTCCAGCCGCTGACCCGGGGCGATAGTGCCCGTGGTAGCGAGGCGGAAGGAACCGGGCTTGGGTTGGCCATCGTCAAGCGGATCATCGACCAGCACGGGGGCAGTATTCTGGTCACCAACCGTAGTAGCGGTGGCCTGAAAGTGCAGGTTGGCCTGCCGATCCAGAACGGTAAAAAACATTAAGATCCGGGCGCGCCGCGCGCCGGGTCAAAACAAATCGGATCAAAACTAAAAAGCGCCGGCAGTGATGCCGGCGCTTTTCTTTGTGCGCCGAGCATGGCGTTGTTCTAGGAGGTGAAAGTCCTCTACGGGCTCAGTCGAGCGAGAACCGTTAGCCTATGCAAGGGTGCCCACCGTGAGGTGGGATCTGAAGGAAGCAAACGGCAAAACTTGGGTGTGACGAACAGAAACCTGATAGTAGGCCAGTACAACTTGGGTAACCTAGCAATATATAGAACAGCCCAATGCCTCGACGGGAAGTGTGTACGGGTAAATCAGGCACAGCCAAGGGAAAGAACAACGTCTTACCTCGGGAGATCTTACGACCTGTCTCGGATGAGACTAATACAACAGTGATGTTGTGTGACGGGTAATAAGAAGTCAGCAGAAGGCATAGTACCTTGGGGAAGTACAACCCAAGGGAAGGCCGGAACTGAATATATCAAGAAGCAGTCACTAGACACTCAATCATGTGGGGTCATAGCAAGATGAACAACATCTCTACGTACTACTGGGCAACACCGCAAGTGACGCTCATGGCCACGAAGAATGACAAGCATGATCGGCGTAGACAGGAGGACGAGTCTTGGTGACCTCAACTCAGTTGATGGAGCGGATCTGCTCCTCAACAAATCTGAACCAAGCCCTGAGAAGAGTGAAGAAGAACAAGGGATGTGCTGGGGTTGATAAACTCGACATAACAGCGACTATCTCGATGCTTCGGCAGTCTTCTAATGGGCAAGCGCTCCGCCAGAGCCTTCTGGACGGGAGCTACCAACCGCAACCCGTTCTGGGTGTAGAAATTCCCAAACCCAGCGGGGGAGTGAGGCAGCTAGGTATCCCAACTGTACTTGATAGGGTAGTCCAACAGGCCATTACCTCAGTACTGACAGATATCTACGAACCTCAGTTCTCAAGCAACAGTTATGGGTTCAGGCCTAACCGCAGTGCCCACCATGCATTGGTGGCAGCAAGCCACTACATCAGGGAGGGGCGGGGTTATGTAGTCGACATAGACCTGGCGAAATACTTCGATACTGTGAACCACGATAAACTGATGCACAGGCTATCGGAGGACATCACAGATAAACGGGTCCTGAAGCTGGTCAGGTCATACCTACAGGCAGGCATAATGCGAAACGGGTTAGTTGAGCAGAGGCAACGAGGGACGCCACAGGGTGGACCATTATCTCCGCTGCTATCAAATATCGTATTAGATGAGTTGGATAAAGAGCTTGAGCGAAGAGGGCATAAGTTCTGCCGATATGCAGACGACTGCCAAATCTACGTGCACAGTAAGGAAGCCGCCAATCGAGTAAAAGCCTCAATCACGGAGTTCTTGGAGCAGAAACTGAAACTCAGGGTTAACCGTGAGAAAAGTGCGGCAACGAGAGTGACAGAGCGGACTTACCTAGGCCATCGCTTTCACCGAGATGGAAGCATCTATATCTCGAAGACAGCACAAACTCAGATGAAGAAGCGAGTGCGTCAAATAACGAAGCGGAATCGAGGGCGAGAGTTGAAGACAGTCCTAGTCGAACTCACTCAATACCTAAGAGGTTGGCAACACTATTTCAAGCTTGCCATACGGAAAAGCGCGATGCAGCGCTTGGATGAATGGATAAGGCGGCGCTTACGGTGCTATCGCCTCAAGCAGCGCAAGCGCAGATACAGCATAGCGACATGGTTACGCCAAGAGGGTGTAAGCGAACGCAATGCGTGGAAGCTGGCGATGTCAGATAAAGGGTGGTGGCACTTGGCTTTATCGCCCCAGCTCAATCAGGCCATGCCAATGAAATGGTTCAAGGAGATGGGTCTGTACTCGTTGCGAGATGGGTACGAGTCACTGAAAATATATTCGGAACCGCCGTATGCGACCCACGCTTGTACGGTGGTGTGAGAGGACGGAGGCCGTGAGGCCTCCTCCTACTCGATTTTTGTGTGTGGCTTATTTATCTGGCAGTCGGAGAGATTATTTTTCTTCCGGCAGTACCAGGTTGAGCACAATCGCGGTGATCCCGCCGGCAGCCATCCCGGAGGACAGGATGCTCTGGATCCACTCTGGCATGAACTGGAGGATTTCCGGCTTCTGGGCAATGCCCAGGCCCATGGAAAACGACAGCGCCATGATCAGAATTGCCCGGCGGTCGAGGTCGCAACGAGAAATGATCCGGACCCCGGAGGCGGCAATGGTGCCGAACATCACAATGGTCGCGCCGCCGAGCACCGGCTCCGGGATCAGCTGGACTAAATTGGCTACGCTTGGCAGCAGGCCGAGCAGTACCAGCATACCCGCGACGAAGTAGCCGATGTAGCGGCTGGCGACCCCGGTCAGCTGGATAATGCCGTTGTTCTGGCTGAAGGTGGAGTTCGGGAAGCTGTTGAGCACTGCGGCCAGGGCCGAGTTGATGCCGTCGGCCAGCACGCCGCCTTTGATCCGCTTCAGATAGACCGGGCCGGCAACGGGTTGCTCGGAGGTCTCGGAGGTGGCGGTAATATCGCCGATCGCTTCCAGTGAGGTGATGGCAAACACGATCACCAGCGGGATCAGCAGCGACCAGTCAAAGCCGAGGCCGTATTGCATCGGTAGCGGCACGGCGATCAGGCCGGTGTCGGCAACGCGGGCGGTATCGAGCATCCCGGTGCCCCACGCCAGCAGGGTCCCGGCGGCCATCGCAATCATAATCGAAGAGACACGCAGGTACGGGTTCTTCACCCGGTTGAGCAGGACAATCAGGCCCAGTACCGTGCCGGCCAGCATCAGGTTATCCAGGCTGCCGAAGCTGCCGTTTTCAATCGCCGCGTAGCCGCCGCCCATGGAGGTGAGGCCGATCTGGATCAGGGTCAGGCCGATCAGGGTGACGACAATGCCCGAAACCAACGGCGTGATCACGCGCTGGGCATGTTGCAGTACGCGGGAAATCAAGACTTCAGTCAGCGACGCGGCCAGAATAGTGCCGAAAATGGCCGCCATCATGGTCGGGATATCCGCGCCGCCGGCTTTCATCGCCAGTCCGGCACCGATGATTGGACCGAGGAAATTAAAACTGGTGCCCTGGATCGACAGCAGGCCGGAGCCGACCGGACCGACGGTGCGGATCTGAATGAACGAGGCGATGCCCGAGGCGAACAGCGACATGCTGACAATGGTGTTAGTGTCGCTGGCCGGCAGGCCGAGGGCCTGGCAGATGATGAGCGACGGGGTGATCACCGCCACAAACATGGCCAGCAGGTGCTGGGTGGCGGCAAACAGGGTTTGTGGCAGCGGTGGCCGGTCTTCGAGGCGATAGATCAAATCGGATTTCTGCGGTGTTGCGATGTCGTCGTGTTGGCGTGTCATAGCCATGGTTTCCTTGATGGACTTCTTAATCCCCGGCGTTGCGCTGGATGGGCAAAGCCTGTAAAGAGCGAATAATTCTGTGATTGCTGTTAGTCAGATCCGCCGGTTCACGGGAGAAGTGCGTGTGGGTGAAATTTTGTGCGCTATTGTAATTATTTGATAGAAAATAGCAAACGTTTGCGCTGGGTTGAGCAGACTTTTTTGTTGTCCTTCCGGGGCGGTTCGGGAGTGGCTGTGGTGGCGGTGCTGCGGCCGGAAAGCGTACTTTCCGGCTGAAAATTTGGACGTTGGAGATAGCTTTGGGGACGGCTCAGGCGTTGGAGTAGTTCTCGCGCCGGCCGAGCCAGCGGGTAATGATTGCCTTGGCGTTGTCCGGGTATTGCTCGTGGATATAGCGGGCCAGTTTCTGTACCTGCGGGATCAGGTGCTGGTCGCGAACCAGATCGGCAATTTTGAAATCAGCCAGGCCGGTCTGCTTGGTGCCGAGCAGTTCACCGGGACCGCGGATTTCTAAATCGCGCTGGGCAATTACAAACCCGTCGCTGCTTTCGCGCAGCACCCCGAGGCGTTTCTGGGCGGTTTTCGACAGCGGCGCATGGTAGAGCAGCACACAATGGCTGGCAACGCTGCCCCGGCCGACACGGCCGCGCAGCTGGTGGAGCTGGGCCAGACCGAGCCGTTCGGGGTTCTCGATGATCATCAGGCTGGCGTTCGGGACATCAACCCCGACTTCAATCACTGTGGTGGCGACCAGCAGGTGCAGTTCACCGTCCTTGAAGCGTTTCATCACCGCCTGTTTTTCTGCCGGTTTCATCCGGCCGTGGACCAGGCCGATATTGAGCTCGGGCAACTGGGCAGTCAGCTCATCAGCGGTATCGGAGGCTGCCTGGGCTTCCAACACTTCGGACTCATCAATCAGGGTACAAACCCAATACGCCTGGCGGCCTTCATTAAGGCAGGCGGCGCGGATCCGTTCGACGATGTCGGCACGGCGGCTGTCGGGCACTGCCACGGTCTGGATTGGGGTCCGGCCCGGCGGCAGTTCGTCGATCACCGAGGTTTCGAGATCGGCATAGGCGGTCATCGCCAGGGTGCGCGGGATCGGGGTGGCGGTCATGATCAGCTGGTGCGGGTAGTGGCCGTTGCTGGCGCCTTTTTCACGCAGCTCCAGCCGCTGATGGACGCCGAAGCGGTGCTGCTCATCGATGATCACCAGCGCCAGGTTCTGAAATACCACTTGCTCCTGGAACAGGGCGTGGGTGCCGACCACCATTTTGGCTTCGCCGCTTTCAATTCGGGCCAGTTCGGTTTCGCGGGCCTTGCCCTTGAGCTTGCCCGCCAGCCAGCCGACTTCAATGCCGAGCGGGTTGAGCCAGTTGGCGAAGTTCAGCGCATGCTGTTCGGCCAGCAGTTCGGTCGGGGCCATCAGCGCCACCTGGTAGCCATGCTCGATAGCCCGTACTGCAGCCAGGGCTGCGACCAGGGTTTTGCCCGAGCCGACATCCCCCTGTACCAGGCGCATCATCGGATGGGGCCGGGCGAGGTCGGTTTCGATGTCGGCCACGACGCGTTGCTGGGCGCCGGTCGGGCTGAACGGCAGGCTGCCCAGAAGCTGCTTTTTCAGGGTATGGCTTGGCGGCAGCGGCCAGGCCTGGTGTTGCTGGCCCTTGCTGCGCACCGCCAGCATCGACAGGTTCTGCGCCAGCAGCTCTTCTAAGATCAGGCGTTGCTGAGCCGGGTGTTTGCCTTCTTCCAGTTGTTCGAGGGAGACATCCGGGGTCGGGCGGTGCATCAGGTGCAGCGCTTCGGCCAGGGTCATCTGGCGATCATAGAGGCCTTCGGGCAGCAGTTCACTGACGGCGGCCTTGTCGAGCAGGGCCAGGGCCTGATCGGTCAGGTTACGCAGGGTGAGCTGGCGCAGGCCGTCAGTGGTCGGGTAGACCGGGGTCAGGGTTTCCTCGACGCTGAGCTCGGTCGGCTCGGAAAATACTTTGTAGTCGGGATGGATGATCTCCAGCCCGTGCTGGCCGCGTTTGATTTCGCCATAGGCTTTGACCTGCTTGCCTTCAGCCAGGCTGTTTTTCATCGCCGCGTTGAAGTTGAAAAAGCGCAGGGTGGCACTGCCGCTCTGATCGCTGATTTTCACGGTCAGCATCCGCCGTTTGCCGAAGCTGATGTTGTTGCTGAGCACCTCGCCCTGAATGGTGAGGTGCTGGCCGGGCAGGACGCCGGCGATGGGCCAGATCCGGGTGCGGTCTTCATAGCGGAGCGGCAGGTGAAACAGCAGATCCTGTACGCTGTGCAGGCCGATTTTTTCCAGTTTTTCTGCCATTTTGGCCCCGACGCCGGAGAGTTCGGTCAGGGCGACGGTATCAAGGAGTTGTCCGCTCATCACTATTTCCGCTGATTAGTTGCGCTTTGGTTGACGTTTTTTGGGCTCGATCGCCTGCATGGTCTGCCACCACGGCTCGTCCGCGACGAT
It includes:
- the envZ gene encoding two-component system sensor histidine kinase EnvZ, with amino-acid sequence MRMSPRSTFARTLILLAGLLIASQIFSYLAVLNYALLPSLQQFNRILAYEVRLMLKEDVELADGHTFHLDTPLRRQLLEQLGVTLHNEDSDSLEEYHQATRIDYLSEEMTRELEVPTEVRLVLGADSYVLWMKCDAMPGYLMRIPLSELQEEDFSPLFHYSLIIALMVIAGGWLFIKIQNRPLVALEQAALQVAQGGTPPHLPERGASEIRAVTRAFNKMAEGIQQLEDDRALLLAGVSHDLRTPLTRIRLATEMMSPEDSYLAESMIKDTEECNAIISQFMEYLKSTQLQEQESLDLNGLLQEVAEAEGGYEQEVALDLNPIPCVVRGNPVAIKRSVANLVINALRYGKGWVRVSSGVAADRQTAWFCVEDDGPGIAPDQVAKMFQPLTRGDSARGSEAEGTGLGLAIVKRIIDQHGGSILVTNRSSGGLKVQVGLPIQNGKKH
- the ltrA gene encoding group II intron reverse transcriptase/maturase — encoded protein: MERICSSTNLNQALRRVKKNKGCAGVDKLDITATISMLRQSSNGQALRQSLLDGSYQPQPVLGVEIPKPSGGVRQLGIPTVLDRVVQQAITSVLTDIYEPQFSSNSYGFRPNRSAHHALVAASHYIREGRGYVVDIDLAKYFDTVNHDKLMHRLSEDITDKRVLKLVRSYLQAGIMRNGLVEQRQRGTPQGGPLSPLLSNIVLDELDKELERRGHKFCRYADDCQIYVHSKEAANRVKASITEFLEQKLKLRVNREKSAATRVTERTYLGHRFHRDGSIYISKTAQTQMKKRVRQITKRNRGRELKTVLVELTQYLRGWQHYFKLAIRKSAMQRLDEWIRRRLRCYRLKQRKRRYSIATWLRQEGVSERNAWKLAMSDKGWWHLALSPQLNQAMPMKWFKEMGLYSLRDGYESLKIYSEPPYATHACTVV
- a CDS encoding uracil-xanthine permease family protein translates to MTRQHDDIATPQKSDLIYRLEDRPPLPQTLFAATQHLLAMFVAVITPSLIICQALGLPASDTNTIVSMSLFASGIASFIQIRTVGPVGSGLLSIQGTSFNFLGPIIGAGLAMKAGGADIPTMMAAIFGTILAASLTEVLISRVLQHAQRVITPLVSGIVVTLIGLTLIQIGLTSMGGGYAAIENGSFGSLDNLMLAGTVLGLIVLLNRVKNPYLRVSSIMIAMAAGTLLAWGTGMLDTARVADTGLIAVPLPMQYGLGFDWSLLIPLVIVFAITSLEAIGDITATSETSEQPVAGPVYLKRIKGGVLADGINSALAAVLNSFPNSTFSQNNGIIQLTGVASRYIGYFVAGMLVLLGLLPSVANLVQLIPEPVLGGATIVMFGTIAASGVRIISRCDLDRRAILIMALSFSMGLGIAQKPEILQFMPEWIQSILSSGMAAGGITAIVLNLVLPEEK
- the recG gene encoding ATP-dependent DNA helicase RecG; the protein is MSGQLLDTVALTELSGVGAKMAEKLEKIGLHSVQDLLFHLPLRYEDRTRIWPIAGVLPGQHLTIQGEVLSNNISFGKRRMLTVKISDQSGSATLRFFNFNAAMKNSLAEGKQVKAYGEIKRGQHGLEIIHPDYKVFSEPTELSVEETLTPVYPTTDGLRQLTLRNLTDQALALLDKAAVSELLPEGLYDRQMTLAEALHLMHRPTPDVSLEQLEEGKHPAQQRLILEELLAQNLSMLAVRSKGQQHQAWPLPPSHTLKKQLLGSLPFSPTGAQQRVVADIETDLARPHPMMRLVQGDVGSGKTLVAALAAVRAIEHGYQVALMAPTELLAEQHALNFANWLNPLGIEVGWLAGKLKGKARETELARIESGEAKMVVGTHALFQEQVVFQNLALVIIDEQHRFGVHQRLELREKGASNGHYPHQLIMTATPIPRTLAMTAYADLETSVIDELPPGRTPIQTVAVPDSRRADIVERIRAACLNEGRQAYWVCTLIDESEVLEAQAASDTADELTAQLPELNIGLVHGRMKPAEKQAVMKRFKDGELHLLVATTVIEVGVDVPNASLMIIENPERLGLAQLHQLRGRVGRGSVASHCVLLYHAPLSKTAQKRLGVLRESSDGFVIAQRDLEIRGPGELLGTKQTGLADFKIADLVRDQHLIPQVQKLARYIHEQYPDNAKAIITRWLGRRENYSNA